One stretch of Paenibacillus sp. AN1007 DNA includes these proteins:
- a CDS encoding Imm51 family immunity protein, with amino-acid sequence MDRELLEQINTWHAQEDYALIVKRLEALPESEQDAETIGQLARAYNNLEEYRRAIKLLQGVKEQGQLDPLWHFRLGYAYYYVAEYKLAQAAFEEANRLEPDDESTLEYLDWIRPKAAKMDQDRIRWETEQAEWEQSGTLNQLQAASGTYDPAAFWRYSDYAQDNHVSAPFDEELIQSIEQELGYKLPASYIQLMKTQNGGFPARTTFPTQKETTWAEDHIAITSISGIGRDKMYSLGGELGSRFMIENWGYPDLGIVVCDCPSAGHDVVMLDYRFCGPQGEPCVVHVDQESDYEITYLAPNFEVFVRGLLDEEQFDLLDEEGSDSLDERQAITAVFTENQSVSTFSKEAIAPFRFIDAGTNSYSVILNAGTYLQDVFDSRADEGFEGGGYDWASLASVFLEEKMPHLTSVIRFDPEADMFCAYTDDKDALISFILGFKRACEQRDLILDLFSRAELD; translated from the coding sequence ATGGATAGAGAGTTGCTGGAACAGATCAACACATGGCATGCACAGGAAGATTACGCTCTCATCGTTAAACGTCTTGAAGCATTACCCGAATCCGAGCAGGATGCCGAAACGATCGGACAGCTTGCAAGAGCATATAACAATTTGGAAGAGTATCGTAGAGCCATTAAACTATTGCAAGGCGTGAAGGAACAAGGCCAACTAGATCCGCTATGGCACTTTCGATTAGGTTATGCCTATTATTACGTCGCTGAATACAAGCTGGCACAGGCAGCTTTCGAAGAAGCGAATCGACTTGAGCCCGATGACGAGTCTACCCTGGAATATCTGGACTGGATTCGCCCCAAAGCAGCTAAAATGGATCAGGATCGCATTCGCTGGGAGACGGAGCAGGCAGAGTGGGAGCAAAGCGGAACACTAAACCAGCTTCAGGCTGCTTCAGGCACATACGATCCTGCAGCGTTCTGGCGGTATAGCGATTATGCGCAAGATAACCATGTGTCTGCTCCTTTTGACGAGGAATTAATTCAATCCATTGAACAGGAACTCGGCTACAAATTGCCAGCTTCCTATATTCAGCTAATGAAAACGCAAAATGGCGGTTTTCCTGCGCGCACAACGTTTCCGACACAAAAGGAAACCACATGGGCAGAGGACCACATCGCGATTACAAGCATCAGCGGGATTGGCCGGGACAAAATGTATTCTCTCGGAGGTGAGCTCGGCAGCCGCTTCATGATTGAAAATTGGGGATACCCCGACCTCGGAATTGTCGTCTGTGACTGTCCGTCCGCTGGTCATGATGTCGTCATGCTGGACTATCGCTTCTGCGGCCCTCAAGGTGAACCTTGTGTCGTTCATGTGGACCAGGAAAGCGATTATGAAATCACCTATCTTGCGCCTAATTTCGAAGTATTCGTCCGCGGTCTGCTGGATGAAGAACAATTTGATCTGCTAGACGAGGAAGGCTCTGACTCTCTTGATGAAAGACAGGCAATTACTGCTGTATTCACAGAGAACCAAAGCGTGTCAACATTCTCTAAAGAAGCCATCGCACCTTTTAGGTTCATTGATGCAGGAACCAATTCCTATTCCGTCATTCTCAATGCAGGTACATATCTTCAGGACGTTTTTGATTCACGCGCAGATGAAGGTTTCGAAGGTGGCGGGTACGATTGGGCCTCCCTCGCATCTGTGTTCCTTGAAGAAAAGATGCCGCATCTGACTTCGGTGATTCGTTTCGATCCGGAAGCCGATATGTTCTGTGCTTATACAGATGACAAAGATGCACTTATATCCTTTATTCTCGGGTTCAAGCGGGCCTGCGAGCAGCGTGATCTTATTCTTGACCTGTTTTCAAGAGCGGAGCTGGACTAA
- a CDS encoding SDR family oxidoreductase, with protein MNPVYPFYGEKTVCKPQKLAFPPQHQDRQPGLESLMVPEPISEDPAYIGSCKLQNKVAIITGGDSGIGRAAAIAFAKEGADVVIAYLYERNDAEWTRDRIVELGQRCLLIETDLRLKPNCEAVIRKTMETFGKIDILVNNHAVQYVQQSIVDITEEQLYHTFQTNVFSYFFLIQAALPHLCQGASIINTASITAYKGDVRLIDYSSTKGAVVSLTRVLSQSLADKGIRVNAVAPGPIWTPLIPASFSAEDVQVFGTDTPMGRAGQPYELAAAYVYLASRDSSYVTGECIHVNGGDMVTT; from the coding sequence ATGAACCCTGTCTATCCATTTTACGGTGAAAAAACGGTGTGCAAGCCGCAGAAGTTAGCCTTTCCGCCCCAACATCAGGATCGGCAGCCCGGTCTGGAATCGCTGATGGTGCCCGAACCGATCAGTGAAGATCCTGCTTATATAGGCAGCTGTAAGCTTCAAAACAAGGTTGCCATTATTACGGGCGGCGACAGCGGCATAGGGCGAGCGGCGGCAATAGCTTTTGCCAAAGAAGGTGCAGACGTAGTCATCGCTTATCTATATGAACGAAACGACGCAGAATGGACACGTGATCGGATCGTGGAGCTCGGTCAGCGCTGTCTGCTCATCGAAACAGATCTGCGGCTCAAACCAAACTGCGAAGCAGTCATTCGCAAGACCATGGAAACGTTCGGGAAAATCGACATACTGGTCAACAACCACGCCGTGCAGTATGTGCAGCAGAGCATTGTCGACATCACCGAGGAGCAGCTCTACCATACGTTTCAAACGAATGTGTTCTCGTATTTTTTCCTGATCCAGGCAGCCCTTCCCCATCTGTGCCAAGGGGCATCTATTATCAATACTGCCTCCATTACAGCCTACAAAGGCGATGTGCGGCTAATCGATTATTCTTCGACCAAAGGGGCCGTGGTGTCTCTCACCCGTGTACTCTCCCAATCCCTGGCTGACAAAGGCATTCGTGTAAACGCCGTGGCTCCGGGGCCCATCTGGACTCCGCTTATTCCAGCCAGTTTCTCGGCTGAAGATGTGCAGGTGTTTGGCACCGATACGCCTATGGGGCGGGCCGGTCAACCTTACGAGCTGGCGGCGGCCTATGTCTATCTGGCATCACGTGATTCCTCCTATGTCACGGGTGAATGCATCCATGTCAACGGCGGCGATATGGTGACTACGTAA
- a CDS encoding ribonucleotide-diphosphate reductase subunit beta, whose protein sequence is MQVQKIFNTEAPNQSTRIIEGECSGILNWNDIRMPHMYKLYKVLLLNHWIADEIPMSKDASQFAHLDEEEKRTFKINISLLAVLDSMQTMFVGDVKRYFTDSSLEAISAIIGQQEVVHNQSYSYVLSSIVSDQEQKEIFEYWKHDPVLLDRNRFIADIYQSFRDNPSPQTFFQAMVADLILEGIFFYSTFAFFYNLARDQKMMATSQMISYIQRDENQHCYFFAEVFKQLLVDFPELNTPENMDYVYKTIDRAVELETNWAHYTLSNVRGIDLNELEDYIKYTANKRLRLMGMEKAYEGVDVNCMPWIKPFSDEALNATKTDFFEAKSRNYGKVGDDNGFDDL, encoded by the coding sequence ATGCAAGTACAGAAAATTTTCAATACCGAAGCACCTAACCAATCAACACGTATTATCGAAGGTGAATGTTCAGGTATCCTGAACTGGAACGACATTCGTATGCCCCATATGTATAAGCTGTACAAAGTACTGCTGCTCAACCACTGGATTGCAGACGAAATTCCGATGTCCAAAGATGCTTCCCAGTTCGCCCACCTGGACGAAGAGGAGAAACGTACGTTCAAAATTAACATTTCTCTGCTGGCTGTACTGGATTCTATGCAGACGATGTTTGTCGGTGACGTGAAACGTTACTTTACGGATTCTTCCCTTGAAGCAATCTCTGCCATTATCGGACAACAGGAAGTTGTGCATAACCAATCCTATTCCTATGTTCTTTCTTCGATCGTTTCCGATCAGGAGCAAAAAGAAATTTTTGAGTACTGGAAGCATGATCCAGTACTGCTTGACCGCAACCGTTTCATCGCCGATATTTATCAAAGCTTCCGGGACAATCCGTCTCCACAGACGTTCTTCCAAGCGATGGTTGCCGACCTTATTCTGGAAGGTATCTTCTTTTATAGTACGTTTGCGTTCTTCTATAACCTGGCTCGTGATCAGAAAATGATGGCAACCAGCCAGATGATCTCGTACATCCAGCGGGATGAAAATCAGCACTGCTACTTCTTCGCGGAAGTGTTCAAACAGCTGCTCGTAGACTTCCCTGAACTGAACACACCAGAAAACATGGATTACGTGTACAAAACGATTGACCGCGCAGTTGAGCTGGAAACGAACTGGGCACATTATACACTCAGCAACGTTCGCGGCATCGACCTGAACGAGCTGGAAGACTACATTAAATACACAGCGAACAAACGCCTGCGCCTGATGGGTATGGAAAAAGCATATGAGGGTGTTGACGTAAACTGCATGCCTTGGATCAAACCATTCTCCGACGAAGCGCTGAACGCAACGAAAACCGACTTCTTCGAAGCCAAATCCCGTAACTACGGTAAAGTCGGCGACGATAACGGATTTGACGATCTGTAA
- a CDS encoding ribonucleoside-diphosphate reductase subunit alpha, whose amino-acid sequence MPQVVTKPNNRQLAFDEMRISVYADRILEGLDMLDKERLVRGVTSKLRRDEVTGDEISNAFMMSALELVTKEEPNWKFAAARSLLTSLYKKAATNRRYKSYPDEPYGAFHPLIVDLVKKGIYREELLECYTKEQIDELAECIDYRNDLLFDYIGLLTLAERYLANDFDGKVMELPQERYMVIAMYLMHQEPAEKRMELVKEAYWAMSNMYMTAATPTMSNAGKKVAGQLSSCFIDTVDDSLEGIFDSNTDVARLSKMGGGIGVYLGKVRARGSDIRGHKNTSSGVIPWIRQLNNTAVSVDQLGTRKGAIAVYLDVFHKDILAFLDLKLNNGDERMRAHDVFHGVCLPDLFMERVASRGEWSLFCPHEIKKVMGWKDENGRALGLEDFYDESFGQGTFREKYEEAVNHPLLSRITVQAIDIMKRVMKSQLETGTPYMFYRDTVNRTNPNRAHGMVYSSNLCTEIMQNQSATVVEKEELVTKDGQTRIVISKVPGDFVVCNLNSIHLARAVPHNVLERLIPIQVRMLDNVIDINNIEVLQAQYTNSQYRAVGLGTFGLHHLLALEGIRWESEEAVTYNDNLYEKINYLLVQASMELSKEKGHYPKFKGSDWESGHYFDQREYTTGERVGEFVTTDQWKELQAQVKQNGVRNAWMFAIAPNGSTSIIAGSTASIDPLYELLSYEEKTTYKIANPAPDLSEKTIWYYKTAFMVDQHASINMAAARQRHVDQGQSFNLYVRPDIKATEFLELHLHAWRAGMKSTYYVRSRALTIEECDSCAS is encoded by the coding sequence ATGCCACAAGTTGTGACCAAGCCGAACAATCGCCAGCTTGCCTTCGATGAGATGCGGATCTCGGTATATGCCGATCGTATCCTGGAAGGACTGGACATGCTCGACAAGGAACGTCTGGTTCGCGGAGTAACGAGCAAACTTCGTCGTGACGAAGTTACCGGAGATGAGATCAGCAATGCTTTTATGATGAGCGCTCTGGAACTGGTAACGAAAGAGGAGCCGAACTGGAAATTTGCAGCAGCGAGATCCCTGCTTACTTCCCTTTACAAAAAAGCGGCAACCAACCGCAGATACAAATCATACCCGGACGAGCCTTACGGCGCATTCCACCCACTCATCGTTGACCTTGTCAAAAAAGGCATCTATCGCGAAGAATTGCTGGAATGTTACACCAAGGAACAGATCGACGAGCTTGCGGAGTGCATTGATTATCGCAACGATCTGCTCTTCGATTATATCGGTCTGCTCACACTGGCTGAGCGTTACCTCGCTAATGATTTTGACGGGAAAGTCATGGAACTGCCGCAGGAGCGTTACATGGTCATTGCCATGTACCTGATGCACCAAGAGCCTGCTGAGAAACGTATGGAGCTGGTAAAAGAAGCATACTGGGCGATGAGCAACATGTATATGACGGCAGCTACGCCGACAATGTCCAATGCAGGTAAAAAGGTAGCCGGACAGCTCTCCAGCTGCTTCATTGATACGGTAGATGACTCTCTCGAAGGTATCTTTGATTCCAATACAGACGTAGCTCGGTTAAGCAAAATGGGCGGCGGCATCGGCGTTTACCTCGGTAAAGTCAGAGCGCGTGGTTCAGATATCCGTGGTCACAAAAATACAAGCTCGGGCGTTATCCCTTGGATTCGTCAGCTGAACAATACAGCGGTGAGCGTGGACCAACTCGGAACCCGTAAAGGCGCAATCGCCGTATATCTGGACGTTTTCCACAAAGACATTCTGGCGTTCCTCGACCTGAAGCTCAACAACGGAGACGAGCGGATGCGTGCGCATGACGTTTTCCACGGTGTCTGCCTGCCTGACCTGTTCATGGAGCGCGTTGCAAGTCGTGGTGAATGGAGCCTGTTCTGCCCGCACGAGATTAAAAAAGTGATGGGCTGGAAAGACGAAAACGGCCGCGCACTTGGACTGGAAGATTTCTACGATGAATCCTTCGGTCAAGGTACATTCCGTGAAAAGTACGAAGAAGCCGTGAATCATCCGCTGTTGTCCCGTATTACAGTACAGGCGATTGACATCATGAAACGTGTGATGAAATCGCAGCTGGAGACAGGTACGCCGTACATGTTCTACCGTGATACCGTAAACCGTACGAACCCTAACCGGGCACATGGCATGGTGTACTCGTCCAACCTGTGTACTGAAATTATGCAGAACCAATCTGCTACCGTGGTGGAAAAAGAAGAACTGGTGACGAAGGATGGTCAGACACGCATCGTGATCTCCAAAGTGCCTGGTGACTTCGTGGTCTGCAACCTGAACTCCATCCACTTGGCTCGCGCCGTACCTCATAACGTACTGGAGCGCTTGATTCCGATCCAGGTTCGTATGCTGGACAACGTCATCGACATCAACAACATTGAAGTGCTTCAGGCCCAATACACGAACAGCCAGTATCGCGCTGTCGGTCTGGGAACATTCGGACTGCATCACCTGCTTGCTCTTGAGGGCATTCGTTGGGAGTCCGAGGAAGCCGTCACCTATAACGATAACCTGTATGAAAAAATCAATTACTTGCTCGTACAGGCCAGCATGGAACTGTCCAAAGAAAAAGGACATTATCCGAAGTTCAAAGGTTCTGACTGGGAAAGCGGCCATTACTTCGATCAACGCGAATATACAACGGGTGAGCGCGTAGGCGAATTTGTAACTACAGATCAATGGAAAGAACTGCAAGCGCAGGTGAAACAAAACGGTGTACGTAACGCCTGGATGTTTGCTATCGCACCGAACGGTTCCACTTCTATCATTGCTGGTTCAACAGCTAGTATTGACCCGCTCTACGAGCTGCTGTCATATGAAGAGAAAACAACATACAAAATTGCTAACCCGGCTCCGGATCTGTCCGAGAAGACGATCTGGTACTACAAAACGGCATTTATGGTGGATCAGCATGCTTCGATCAATATGGCTGCTGCCCGTCAGCGTCACGTTGACCAGGGTCAAAGCTTCAACCTGTATGTTCGTCCAGATATTAAAGCGACTGAATTCCTGGAACTGCATCTTCATGCTTGGAGAGCCGGCATGAAATCGACCTATTATGTTCGAAGCCGTGCATTAACGATCGAGGAATGCGATTCCTGCGCAAGCTGA
- a CDS encoding gamma-glutamyltransferase family protein produces the protein MNFDPLYQPYPSYRVPVYAKQGMVATSQPLAAQAGLDVLKQGGNAIDAAIATAAALTVLEPTSNGIGGDAFALVWTEGKLHGLNASGPAPQSISIEALRAAGCTEMPKLGVVPVTVPGAPAGWAELSRRFGRLTLAQALEPAIRYAEEGYPLAPGLARHWARAAEVYARQGDAEAGRAWFETFAPGGRAPAAGEVWRSPGHAAALRRIGESEARDFYEGELAERIHAFMAEHGGYLTRDDLKAFQPEWVDPISVSYRGYDVWEIPPNGQGLIALSALNLLKGFDFAEKESVLSYHRQLEAMKLAFADGEKYITEERKMGVSVEELLSEAYAAERRKLIGDTARAPEAGDPRGSGTVYLAAADGEGNMVSFIQSNYMGFGSGLVVPGTGIALQNRGHNFSLDPQHANALEPGKRTYHTIIPGFLTHGGEAVGPFGVMGGFMQPQGHVQVIMNTIDHQLNPQAALDSPRWQWIKDKTILVEQGFPPHIAQALARKGHDIRTELDSSPFGRGQIIWRNPHTGVLCGGTESRTDGSIAAW, from the coding sequence ATGAACTTTGATCCCCTTTACCAACCCTATCCCTCATACCGTGTGCCGGTATACGCCAAACAGGGCATGGTGGCGACGTCGCAGCCGCTCGCTGCGCAGGCTGGTCTGGATGTGTTGAAACAAGGCGGCAATGCGATTGATGCCGCCATCGCCACTGCGGCAGCACTCACCGTGCTGGAGCCGACCTCCAATGGCATTGGTGGCGATGCTTTTGCCCTCGTCTGGACAGAGGGCAAGCTGCACGGCCTGAATGCCAGTGGGCCTGCGCCTCAGAGCATTTCGATTGAGGCGCTTCGAGCGGCAGGCTGTACGGAGATGCCGAAGCTGGGGGTTGTGCCGGTGACGGTGCCTGGCGCACCGGCAGGATGGGCGGAGCTGAGCCGTCGTTTTGGACGGCTCACGCTGGCGCAAGCGCTGGAACCAGCCATCCGCTATGCGGAGGAGGGTTATCCGCTTGCGCCGGGGCTGGCCCGCCACTGGGCGCGGGCAGCCGAGGTCTATGCACGCCAGGGCGATGCGGAAGCAGGGCGTGCTTGGTTTGAGACGTTTGCCCCTGGCGGGCGTGCACCCGCTGCGGGGGAAGTGTGGCGCTCGCCGGGCCATGCGGCCGCGCTGCGCCGAATTGGCGAGAGCGAAGCGCGAGACTTTTATGAAGGAGAACTGGCGGAACGCATTCACGCTTTTATGGCCGAGCATGGCGGTTACCTCACCCGTGACGATCTGAAGGCTTTCCAGCCTGAATGGGTTGATCCGATCTCTGTCTCCTATCGCGGCTATGATGTGTGGGAGATTCCACCGAACGGGCAAGGACTCATCGCCCTATCTGCACTTAATCTGCTGAAGGGATTTGACTTTGCCGAGAAGGAATCCGTTCTGAGTTATCACCGGCAGCTGGAAGCAATGAAGCTGGCTTTTGCCGATGGAGAAAAATACATTACGGAAGAACGCAAGATGGGCGTATCTGTGGAAGAACTGCTGTCTGAAGCGTACGCCGCAGAACGGCGCAAGCTGATTGGAGATACGGCACGGGCACCAGAGGCAGGTGATCCGCGCGGCAGCGGAACAGTATATCTGGCTGCCGCAGACGGCGAAGGAAACATGGTCTCTTTTATCCAGAGTAATTATATGGGCTTTGGTTCAGGATTGGTGGTGCCGGGCACAGGCATTGCACTTCAGAACCGCGGGCATAACTTCTCGCTTGATCCGCAGCATGCCAATGCACTGGAGCCGGGTAAACGTACGTATCATACCATCATCCCCGGGTTTCTCACCCATGGCGGTGAAGCGGTCGGCCCTTTCGGGGTAATGGGCGGTTTCATGCAGCCGCAAGGTCATGTGCAGGTCATCATGAATACGATCGATCATCAGCTCAATCCACAGGCTGCGCTCGATTCTCCGCGCTGGCAGTGGATCAAGGACAAAACGATACTGGTTGAGCAGGGCTTCCCCCCTCACATTGCCCAAGCACTCGCTCGTAAAGGGCATGATATCCGAACTGAGCTGGATTCGTCCCCGTTTGGACGCGGGCAGATCATTTGGCGCAACCCGCACACGGGTGTGTTATGCGGAGGAACGGAAAGCCGAACGGATGGCTCAATAGCAGCGTGGTAG
- a CDS encoding aminoglycoside phosphotransferase family protein, protein MTTRIYFASNSLGHVPEPDLQRALDHFNIGELVHFHRTAEGVMGQTLLIQTTQGEFILKGNPLYNGQFQEEQFFVEQLSARTTIPVPVPYQIQEDTQLLGWSYVIMPKLPGNHLYDPVFQTTLTSQDHKDIADVLAETLAELHHWKVPDAGEYDPVADKIMPFAGSYLDWLYGSIRHWLHDAEKYSVITDDDLRWVDEQLRQSESAFLVSTVHEFVMGDFKVENFLVQKADPPAAPWRISGLFDFTTAYFGDGTADLTKMTARYLREDRPDLAARFLRHYREKVCADDVEKCKHFRSRLLIHLLYQRILWWGEAKATGQVTWEADLSFAPWAEQYIERVLSLLD, encoded by the coding sequence ATGACAACTCGCATCTACTTTGCTTCGAATAGTCTCGGGCATGTCCCGGAGCCCGACCTGCAGCGGGCACTTGATCATTTCAATATCGGGGAATTAGTCCACTTTCACCGGACAGCTGAAGGGGTGATGGGACAGACCTTGCTCATTCAAACTACGCAAGGCGAGTTTATTCTGAAAGGCAATCCGTTATACAACGGACAGTTTCAGGAAGAGCAATTTTTCGTGGAACAGCTGTCTGCTCGAACAACCATCCCTGTGCCTGTTCCCTATCAGATTCAGGAGGACACGCAGCTGCTGGGCTGGAGTTACGTAATCATGCCCAAGCTGCCTGGAAACCATCTATATGATCCTGTTTTCCAAACGACTCTAACTTCACAAGATCATAAAGACATTGCTGATGTACTGGCTGAAACGTTAGCCGAGCTGCATCACTGGAAAGTTCCGGATGCCGGAGAATATGATCCTGTGGCAGATAAAATCATGCCTTTTGCCGGCTCGTATCTGGACTGGCTGTACGGAAGCATCCGCCACTGGCTGCACGATGCGGAGAAGTACTCCGTGATTACTGACGATGATTTGCGCTGGGTGGATGAGCAATTGAGGCAGTCCGAATCTGCTTTTTTAGTCTCGACGGTCCATGAATTTGTCATGGGAGATTTCAAAGTTGAGAATTTTCTTGTCCAAAAAGCAGATCCGCCTGCGGCTCCGTGGAGAATCAGTGGATTATTTGATTTTACGACGGCTTATTTCGGTGATGGCACAGCCGATCTGACTAAAATGACCGCAAGATACCTTCGGGAAGATCGGCCTGATCTGGCTGCGAGATTTCTTCGTCATTACCGGGAAAAGGTCTGTGCAGACGATGTGGAAAAATGTAAACATTTTCGTTCGCGCCTTCTTATTCATCTATTGTATCAACGTATTCTGTGGTGGGGTGAAGCGAAGGCCACAGGACAGGTAACTTGGGAAGCTGATCTGTCTTTTGCTCCGTGGGCAGAGCAATATATCGAGAGGGTGCTCTCTTTGCTCGACTGA
- a CDS encoding S9 family peptidase, translating to MIQFPKPDVEQYFQTYRISHFAVSADEKKLYMDSNLNGQPNIWALDLPGGYPYPLTYLDQSSQFIKADPQGRHLLTAFDRDGDENYHLYALPPEGGVPLPIVPAEPNDRCYYAHLSEDGKRLYYNTSSGNPNYLNSRCRDLETGEDKLLHQGEEATSSLIAVSPNEEAYVIIKMYSNTYQTAHLYRNGESHSIVPVTERQSQVPYVLFAGNDRLLLITNDDSAYSYVAEYVIDTGEFRALCHIEGEDVEEIRWHEASETLFVWTMTGPEYHMYVLEKDAEKPRRMDMPLDTIEQVNVTKAGNVYILGRGAVQPHNIYRLLAGSDSWEPLTANRVTGLNPDDLVYPDVVRYSSYDGLEIEALLFKAKPEQANGYSVFWPHGGPQASEGKFFRPMFQLLLAQGYHIFAPNFRGSTGYGAAFVKMVERDWGEGPRLDCVAGIQWLFDQGISSPERLFVVGGSYGGYMTLLLAGRHPELFRAAVDIFGPCNLFTFLESVPEDWKPMMDKWLGDPVRDRERLIKDSPITYLDQMVNPMLVIQGANDPRVVKAESDQIVSALQEKGVDVEYIVLDDEGHGFSRKTNEILVYRKMVEFLQKHQKTPATQF from the coding sequence ATGATTCAGTTTCCAAAACCGGATGTGGAGCAATATTTTCAGACGTATCGTATTTCGCATTTTGCCGTATCAGCGGATGAGAAGAAGCTGTATATGGACAGCAACCTGAATGGTCAGCCGAATATTTGGGCGTTGGATTTGCCTGGGGGATATCCCTATCCTTTGACGTATTTGGACCAAAGCAGTCAATTTATTAAGGCTGATCCGCAGGGGCGTCATCTGCTCACTGCTTTTGATCGAGATGGGGATGAAAATTATCACCTCTATGCACTGCCGCCGGAGGGTGGAGTTCCGCTGCCTATTGTGCCGGCAGAGCCAAATGACCGCTGTTATTATGCTCACTTATCGGAGGATGGGAAACGGTTGTATTATAATACCAGTTCGGGCAATCCGAATTATTTGAACTCACGCTGCCGTGACCTGGAAACGGGAGAGGACAAGCTGCTGCATCAAGGAGAAGAGGCAACCAGCAGTCTGATCGCAGTAAGCCCGAATGAAGAAGCCTATGTTATCATCAAAATGTATTCCAACACGTACCAGACAGCCCATTTGTACCGGAACGGGGAATCTCATTCCATAGTACCGGTTACCGAGCGACAGAGTCAGGTTCCATATGTTCTGTTTGCAGGAAATGATCGCCTGCTGCTGATTACCAATGATGATTCGGCCTATTCCTATGTGGCTGAGTATGTGATTGATACGGGAGAGTTCCGAGCGTTGTGTCACATTGAAGGAGAAGATGTAGAAGAAATTCGCTGGCATGAGGCATCTGAAACGTTATTTGTTTGGACAATGACCGGGCCGGAGTACCACATGTATGTGCTGGAAAAAGATGCTGAAAAACCTCGCCGCATGGACATGCCGCTTGATACGATCGAACAGGTGAACGTGACCAAAGCTGGTAACGTGTACATTCTTGGACGCGGTGCTGTACAGCCGCACAACATCTATCGTCTGCTCGCAGGATCTGATTCTTGGGAGCCGTTAACGGCCAATCGGGTAACGGGTCTGAACCCGGATGATCTCGTATATCCAGATGTAGTAAGGTACAGTTCCTATGACGGACTGGAGATTGAAGCACTGCTGTTCAAAGCCAAACCGGAGCAAGCTAACGGTTACAGCGTATTCTGGCCGCATGGCGGACCGCAGGCATCGGAGGGCAAGTTCTTTCGGCCGATGTTCCAGCTGCTGCTGGCACAGGGCTACCACATCTTTGCTCCGAATTTCCGGGGAAGTACCGGTTATGGTGCTGCATTCGTGAAGATGGTAGAGCGGGATTGGGGCGAAGGGCCAAGGCTGGACTGTGTCGCAGGCATTCAGTGGTTGTTTGATCAGGGTATTAGCTCCCCAGAGCGTTTATTTGTGGTGGGCGGCAGTTACGGAGGTTATATGACCCTGCTGCTGGCAGGTCGTCATCCAGAGCTGTTCCGCGCAGCTGTGGATATCTTTGGGCCATGTAATCTGTTTACCTTCCTGGAATCTGTACCGGAAGACTGGAAGCCTATGATGGACAAATGGTTGGGTGATCCGGTACGTGACCGTGAACGCTTGATCAAAGATTCGCCAATTACGTATCTGGATCAGATGGTAAACCCGATGCTGGTCATCCAAGGAGCCAATGATCCAAGGGTGGTCAAGGCTGAATCCGACCAGATCGTATCCGCACTGCAGGAGAAAGGCGTAGACGTCGAGTACATCGTATTGGATGATGAGGGCCATGGTTTCTCCAGAAAAACAAATGAAATTTTAGTTTATCGTAAAATGGTCGAGTTTTTGCAAAAACATCAAAAGACTCCTGCCACACAGTTTTAA
- the fosB gene encoding metallothiol transferase FosB: MNIQGINHLCFSVSNLERSITFFEQALGARIQVKGRKLAYFELAGLWIALNQEDVLRNYTERTYTHIAFTVKEEEFDASVEQLRAAGADIIPGRARDERDGRSVYFTDPDGHLFELHTGSLKQRLTYYREDKPHMTFYT, encoded by the coding sequence ATGAACATTCAGGGAATCAATCATTTGTGCTTTTCCGTATCGAATCTGGAGCGATCCATTACGTTCTTTGAGCAGGCTCTGGGTGCCCGAATTCAGGTGAAAGGACGCAAGCTGGCCTACTTTGAACTGGCGGGCCTTTGGATTGCTTTGAACCAGGAGGATGTTCTTCGGAATTATACGGAACGAACCTATACCCATATCGCGTTTACGGTAAAAGAGGAAGAGTTTGACGCATCAGTGGAGCAGCTGCGAGCTGCAGGAGCCGATATTATTCCCGGAAGAGCGAGAGATGAGCGGGATGGGAGATCGGTTTATTTTACAGACCCGGACGGACATCTATTCGAACTGCATACAGGCAGCTTGAAGCAGCGGTTGACATATTACCGTGAGGATAAACCGCACATGACCTTTTATACGTAA